Proteins encoded together in one Corallococcus soli window:
- a CDS encoding KdsC family phosphatase: MQTEAPSKPGREELTSRASRVRLLVFDVDGVLTDGGLYYGDGGEVMKRFNVKDGHALVMARLVGLPAAILTARTSRIVEARGRELGLAAVFQGRKEKGPALEELLAQLQVPPEACAYMGDDLNDLDPMSLAGLSACPADAVPEVRQEAHFVTQNVGGHGAARELVELCLRASGLWDDAVGLMRRADKRSR, encoded by the coding sequence ATGCAGACGGAAGCGCCTTCCAAGCCGGGCAGGGAAGAGCTGACGTCCCGTGCGTCACGCGTGCGGCTGCTCGTGTTCGACGTGGATGGCGTCCTCACCGACGGCGGCCTGTACTACGGCGACGGCGGCGAAGTGATGAAGCGCTTCAACGTGAAGGATGGCCATGCGCTGGTGATGGCCCGCCTGGTGGGCCTGCCCGCCGCCATCCTCACCGCGCGCACCTCCCGCATCGTGGAGGCGCGCGGGCGCGAGCTGGGCCTGGCCGCCGTGTTCCAGGGCCGCAAGGAGAAGGGCCCGGCGCTGGAAGAGCTGCTCGCCCAGCTCCAGGTGCCCCCGGAAGCGTGTGCCTACATGGGCGATGACCTCAATGACCTGGACCCCATGTCGCTCGCAGGGCTTTCCGCCTGTCCGGCGGATGCGGTTCCAGAGGTGCGCCAGGAAGCGCACTTCGTTACCCAGAACGTTGGCGGTCACGGAGCCGCCCGCGAATTGGTGGAGTTGTGCCTCCGTGCCAGTGGCCTTTGGGACGACGCCGTGGGTCTGATGAGAAGGGCTGATAAACGCAGCAGGTAG
- the kdsA gene encoding 3-deoxy-8-phosphooctulonate synthase, with translation MSTTPSIQLCGHKVGPGEKLFVIAGPDSIESEEMALRHAHLLKGITDRLGVPYAFKCSYDKANRTSGKSFRGPGLKEGLRILDRVKREVGVPVLTDVHETSHVGPAAEVVDIIQIPAFLCRQTDLVEAVARSGRGVNLKKGQFVAPKDIVHSARKAVETGNPNILVTERGSSFGYNNLVVDMRGLAQMREAGLVVCMDATHAVQLPSSSDGKTGGERRFVSLLARSAAAAGIDALFTEVHEDPDRALCDGPCSLNPQMFEDVVRDVLSIRRALGHEAG, from the coding sequence ATGAGCACGACGCCCTCCATCCAGCTGTGCGGTCACAAGGTCGGCCCCGGCGAGAAGCTCTTCGTCATCGCCGGCCCGGACAGCATCGAGTCCGAGGAGATGGCCCTGCGCCACGCCCACCTGCTCAAGGGCATCACCGACCGGCTGGGCGTGCCGTATGCCTTCAAGTGCTCGTATGACAAAGCCAACCGGACCAGCGGCAAGTCGTTCCGGGGCCCGGGTTTGAAGGAAGGTCTGAGAATCCTCGACCGTGTGAAGCGCGAGGTGGGCGTGCCGGTGCTCACGGACGTCCATGAAACCAGCCACGTCGGGCCAGCCGCTGAAGTCGTGGATATCATCCAGATACCCGCCTTCCTCTGCCGCCAGACGGACCTCGTGGAGGCGGTGGCCCGCTCGGGCCGGGGGGTGAACTTGAAGAAGGGACAGTTCGTCGCCCCCAAGGACATCGTCCACTCGGCGAGGAAGGCCGTGGAGACGGGCAACCCCAACATCCTCGTCACCGAGCGGGGGTCCTCCTTCGGCTACAACAACCTCGTGGTCGACATGCGCGGCCTGGCCCAGATGCGCGAAGCCGGCCTCGTCGTGTGCATGGACGCCACCCACGCCGTGCAGCTGCCCAGCTCCAGCGACGGGAAGACGGGCGGTGAGCGCCGGTTCGTCTCACTGCTGGCCCGCAGCGCCGCCGCGGCCGGGATTGACGCTTTATTCACAGAAGTCCACGAAGACCCCGACCGTGCCCTGTGTGACGGTCCGTGCTCGCTCAATCCACAGATGTTCGAGGACGTGGTACGAGATGTGCTCAGCATCCGTCGCGCGCTGGGTCACGAAGCCGGTTGA
- a CDS encoding CTP synthase: MRSKKTKFIFVTGGVVSSLGKGLASASIGALLENRGLDITLIKLDPYINVDPGTMSPFQHGEVFVTEDGGETDMDLGHYERFTYARMSRLNNFTSGRIYNAVITKERRGEYLGKTVQVIPHITDEIKASIRQASQDVDVVIVEVGGTVGDIESLPFLEAIRQMRYDVGSQNAVYIHLTLLPYIGAAGEVKTKPTQHSVMKLREIGIQPDFLLCRTDREISRELKDKIAMFCNVDNGNVFTSPDVRSIYELPLELHRQGLDERLAEVLNIWSRAPHLEKWETIVRKIYEPARGEVTVAIVGKYVNLTESYKSLNESLLHGGIANDVRVKLRFVDSQDVEAQGAETTLAGVDAVLVPGGFGVRGTEGKIAAVRYAREKKLPFFGICLGLQMAVVEFSRTVLGLKGANSLEFDEHTPHPVVTLMESQVKVQDKGGTMRLGSYACALKEGTVARKLYAQDAIQERHRHRYEVNNAYRGRLQEAGLVISGHNPELNLVEMIELSDHPYFVGCQFHPEFKSKPFAPHPLFSGFIGAALAQRDASHGAAPVPPVRA; encoded by the coding sequence ATGCGCTCCAAGAAAACCAAGTTCATCTTCGTGACGGGCGGCGTGGTCAGCTCGCTGGGGAAGGGACTGGCCTCCGCATCCATTGGCGCCCTCCTGGAGAACCGCGGGCTGGACATCACGCTCATCAAGCTGGATCCGTACATCAACGTGGATCCGGGCACGATGAGCCCCTTCCAGCACGGCGAGGTCTTCGTCACCGAGGACGGTGGCGAGACCGACATGGACCTGGGCCACTACGAGCGGTTCACCTACGCCCGGATGAGCCGCCTCAACAACTTCACCTCCGGCCGCATCTACAACGCGGTCATCACCAAGGAGCGCCGGGGGGAGTACCTGGGCAAGACGGTCCAGGTGATTCCGCACATCACGGATGAGATCAAGGCCAGCATCCGCCAGGCCTCCCAGGACGTGGACGTCGTCATCGTGGAGGTCGGCGGCACGGTGGGCGACATCGAATCGCTGCCCTTCCTCGAGGCCATCCGCCAGATGCGCTACGACGTGGGCAGCCAGAACGCGGTCTACATCCACCTGACGCTGCTGCCGTACATCGGCGCCGCGGGCGAGGTGAAGACCAAGCCCACGCAGCACTCGGTGATGAAGCTGCGGGAGATTGGCATCCAGCCGGACTTCCTCCTGTGCCGCACCGACCGGGAGATTTCGCGCGAGCTGAAGGACAAGATCGCCATGTTCTGCAACGTGGACAACGGCAACGTGTTCACGTCCCCCGACGTGCGCAGCATCTACGAGCTGCCCCTGGAGCTGCACCGCCAGGGCCTGGATGAGCGGCTGGCGGAGGTGCTCAACATCTGGAGCCGCGCGCCCCACCTGGAGAAGTGGGAGACCATCGTCCGCAAAATCTATGAGCCCGCGCGCGGCGAGGTGACCGTCGCCATCGTGGGCAAGTACGTGAACCTCACGGAGAGCTACAAGAGCCTCAACGAGTCCCTGCTCCACGGCGGCATCGCCAACGACGTGCGCGTGAAGCTGCGCTTCGTGGACAGCCAGGACGTGGAGGCGCAGGGCGCGGAGACGACGCTCGCGGGCGTGGACGCGGTGCTCGTGCCCGGCGGCTTCGGCGTGCGCGGCACGGAGGGGAAGATCGCCGCGGTCCGCTACGCGCGCGAAAAGAAGCTGCCCTTCTTCGGCATCTGCCTGGGCCTCCAGATGGCGGTGGTGGAGTTCAGCCGCACCGTGCTGGGCCTGAAGGGCGCCAACAGCCTGGAGTTCGACGAGCACACCCCGCACCCGGTGGTGACGCTGATGGAGAGCCAGGTGAAGGTGCAGGACAAGGGCGGCACCATGCGCCTGGGCAGCTACGCGTGCGCCCTCAAGGAAGGCACCGTGGCGCGCAAGCTCTACGCGCAGGACGCCATCCAGGAGCGCCACCGGCACCGCTACGAGGTGAACAACGCCTACCGCGGCCGGCTCCAGGAGGCGGGGCTCGTCATCTCCGGCCACAACCCGGAGCTGAACCTGGTGGAGATGATCGAGCTGTCCGACCATCCGTACTTCGTCGGCTGCCAGTTCCACCCCGAGTTCAAGAGCAAGCCCTTCGCTCCCCACCCCCTCTTCTCCGGCTTCATCGGCGCGGCGCTCGCCCAGCGGGACGCCTCGCACGGCGCGGCCCCCGTCCCCCCGGTGCGCGCATGA